Proteins found in one Plectropomus leopardus isolate mb chromosome 9, YSFRI_Pleo_2.0, whole genome shotgun sequence genomic segment:
- the LOC121948218 gene encoding non-histone chromosomal protein HMG-14A-like: MPKRKSSGAAADEEPRRSARLATKPPPPKPEPKAKKAAKKEKAVNDKKEDKKTKKAKENAEVEANEENHSENGEAKTNEVEAAPEEAKEEAKSE, from the exons ATGCCCAAGAGAAAG agttcGGGAGCAGCAGCCGATGAGGAG CCCAGGAGATCAGCTCGGTTAGCGACG AAACCGCCTCCACCCAAGCCGGAACCAAAGGCCAAGAAGGCAGCAAAG AAAGAAAAGGCTGTGAATGACAAGAAGGAGGACAAGAAGACCAAGAAGGCAAAGGAGAACGCAGAGGTGGAGGCAAACGAGGAAAACCACTCTGAGAACGGAGAGGCCAAGACCAACGAG GTGGAGGCAGCCCCAGAGGAGGCCAAGGAGGAGGCCAAGTCCGAGTAG